The following are encoded together in the Ovis canadensis isolate MfBH-ARS-UI-01 breed Bighorn chromosome 2, ARS-UI_OviCan_v2, whole genome shotgun sequence genome:
- the CTSL gene encoding procathepsin L: MNPSLLLTVLCLGIASAAPKFDHSLNTQWELWKAVHRKPYDLNEEGWRKAVWKKNMKMIELHNQEYSQGKHSFSMAMNAFGDMTSEEFRQMMNGFQRQENKKGKVFHETIFASIPPSVDWREKGYVTPVKNQGKCGSCWAFSTTGALEGQMFRKTGKLVSLSEQNLVDCSQPEGNRGCHGGLMDNAFQYVLDVGGLDSEESYPYTGLVGTCNYNPKNSAANETGFVDLPKQENALMKAVATLGPISVAVDASNPSFQFYKSGIYYEPKCKSESVDHGVLVVGYGFEGADSDDNKYWLVKNSWGKHWGINGYIKMAKDQNNHCGIATMASYPTV, from the exons ATGAATCCTTCACTCCTTCTGACAGTCCTTTGCTTGGGAATAGCCTCAGCTGCTCCAAAATTTGACCACAGTTTAAATACACAATGGGAATTGTGGAAGGCAGTACACAGGAAACCATATGACTTG AATGAAGAAGGATGGAGAAAAGCAGTGTGgaagaagaatatgaaaatgattGAGCTGCATAATCAAGAATACAGCCAAGGGAAACATAGCTTCAGCATGGCAATGAATGCCTTTGGTGACATG ACCAGTGAAGAATTCAGGCAGATGATGAATGGCTTTCAAAGGCAGGAGAACAAGAAGGGGAAAGTGTTCCATGAAACTATCTTTGCTTCGATTCCCCCATCCGTGGATTGGAGAGAGAAAGGCTATGTAACTCCTGTGAAGAATCAG GGTAAATGTGGTTCTTGTTGGGCTTTTAGTACCACGGGTGCTCTTGAAGGACAGATGTTCCGAAAAACTGGCAAACTTGTTTCACTGAGTGAGCAGAACCTGGTGGACTGCTCTCAGCCTGAAGGCAATCGGGGTTGTCACGGTGGCCTCATGGATAATGCCTTCCAGTATGTTTTGGACGTTGGAGGCCTGGACTCAGAGGAATCTTATCCATACACTGGATTG GTTGGCACCTGCAATTACAATCCCAAGAATTCTGCTGCTAATGAAACTGGTTTCGTGGACCTCCCTAAGCAGGAGAATGCTCTTATGAAGGCAGTGGCAACGTTGGGCCCCATCTCTGTTGCTGTAGATGCAAGCAATCCATCTTTCCAGTTCTATAAGTCAG GCATTTATTATGAGCCAAAATGCAAGAGTGAATCTGTGGATCATGGTGTTCTGGTAGTTGGCTATGGCTTTGAAGGAGCAGACTCAGATGACAATAAATATTGGCTTGTCAAAAACAG